The nucleotide sequence GAACCCGAGCATCACCGGATGCGGCACCATGCGGATCAGTTTGCCGAGGCGCAACGCGCCGAACAGCAACATGACGATGCCGCTCAGCACAACCGTGGCGAACAGATACTGCGGCCCATGCTGAACCACGAGCGCGACGATCACCACGGCCATCGATCCGGCCGCGCCCGATATCATCCCGGGCCGGCCGCCGAACAGCGCCGTGATCGTACAGATGAAGAACGCGCCGTACAGGCCCGCGAGCGGATTGACGCGCGCGACGAGCGCGAAGGCGATGCACTCAGGCACGAGCGCAAACGACGACGTGATGCCCGCGAGCAGTTCGTTACGCAGCAACGAAGAACGGGAAAAGCGGCGCGAGCCGGAACGGTCGGATTCCATGTAGCGGTAGGGATTTGCGGCAGATTGGCTGGATGACGTCACCACGCCCCACGCGTCGCGTTGGCTCGAAAGGCGAGCGGGGGAAAGGTCGGCGCGCGAAGCGGCGGCATGGCGCCGCTTCGAAGCGGCCTGCGCGGGCGCGCGCCATGATCCATACGGACGAAAGCGCGCATCCTAGCATGATTGCCATATGGTTGCCGGCGGGTGCGCGGGTTGTCTTACGCAGTCTCGCCAACTGAGCGTGCGCCGAATTTCGCCCGGTACGCGGTCGGGCTCGTAAGCGCGATACGCCTGAAGTGCCGCCGCATCGATTCTTCCGAACCGAAGCCCGCAAGCTCGGCAATACGTGCGATGGCGAGGCGAGGCCGAGACTCGAGCAGGTCGCGCGCAACCGCCACGCGTTCACGCAAAACCCATTCGTACGGCCCCATGCCCGTTGCCTCGCGAAACTGCCGTTGCAGCGTCCGTGGACTCATGGAGGCCTTGGCGGCCAACGACTCGACACTGTACTCACGTCTCGGATTCGCTCGCACCCAGTCCATCAGTTGCGCGAGACGGCTGGCTTCGTCGGGCGGCATGGGGCGCGGGACAAACTGTGCCTGCCCGCCCTCGCGATGGGGCGCGACCACGAGCCGCTGCGCCACGCGGTTGGCCACCGCAGGGCCATGATCTCGCCGCACGAGATGGAGCAGCATATCGAGCCCTGCAGCAGAACCCGCCGAGGTCAATATCTGTCCCTCGTCGACGTAGAGGGCCTGCGGCTCCACGATTACGCTCGAATAGCGCTGCTGCAGGCGCTCGGCATACCGCCAATGCGTCGTTACGCGCTTGCCGTCCAGCACCCCCGCGGCCGCAAGCACGAACACACCGGAGCAAATCGAGCAAAGGCGTGCGCCGCGCGCGTAGGCCGCACTCAGCTTGTTGAGCAACGGCTTGGGCGGCAGCTCGTCCGGATCGCGCCAGCCCGGTATGACGATGGTCTGCGCCCGATCGAGCATCGCGAGCGTATAAGGTGCCTGCACCGTGATGCCACCGGCAGCTCGCAACGGCCCCCGCTCCCCCGCGCACACAGCGAAGCGATACCAGTCGACGTCCAGCTCCGGCCGCTCGAGCGCGAAAAATTCCGTCACGCACCCGAATTCAAAGGTACACAGCCTGTCGTAGGCGAGCGCGACGACAAGATGGTTGGTCGATTCGTTCATGGCGCGATATTACCGGAGATTGGCAATCGCGCCACTAGCTTGCCATGCAGCCTGCTGCACACAATGGATGCCACTTCAACCCGACATTCAGGAGACACATTCATGTCGCTCGTATCCGCCATTCCTGCCGCCGGGAGCGCTGAAGCGCTCACGCATTTCAACGCGTCGCTGCGCTTCGAAACCGACTGCGCCGATGTGCATGCAGCGCTCGCGGGCAGCGAACCACCGGAATTCGTGCTGCTCGACGTTCGCGGTCCCGCGCTCTATGCGGCAGGCCATGTGCCGGGCGCAGTCAACCTGCCGCACGGGAAGATCGTCGCGTCGAAGCTCGCTGCATATCCTGCCGAAACGTTGTTCGTGACGTATTGCGCCGGTCCGCATTGCAATGGTGCAACGCGTGGTGCGATCCGGCTCGCGCAGTTGGGAAGACCTGTCAAGGTGATGATCGGCGGTGTAACGGGTTGGCTCGACGAAGGCTTCCAACTGGCCGTCGAAGAGGCGCGATAAGCGCCCCCGCGCGTGCGCAATGCGCTGTGGGTGGGGCGCAGAACTGCCTCGATATCGGCGCGGTGTGAAAGCTAGCGCGCGAAGTACATGTCGTGAAGCTCATCCACGTTCACGTCCTTCGCGCGCGCAGCGAACGTGACCTTGCCGCCCTGCATGAGATACACCTGATCGGCGAGGCGCAACGCCATGTTGGTGTTCTGCTCCACCAGTACGATGGTCCGCCCCGCTGCCTTCAGACGTTCAAGAATCGCGAACACTTCCTGCACCATGACGGGCGCAAGCCCAAGGGAAGGCTCGTCGATCAGCATGAGCTGCGGCGAGGACATGAGCCCGCGCCCCAACGCCAGCATCTGCGCCTGACCGCCCGACAGCGTGCCTGCCGCCAGCGCCCGGCGCTCCCTGAGCAGTGGAAACAGCGCGTAGACCTCTTCGAGCTGCGATTTCGCCCCGGCGCGCCGC is from Paraburkholderia flagellata and encodes:
- a CDS encoding ABC transporter ATP-binding protein produces the protein MLEVSSARAGYGAINVLWDVSLNIASGEVTTIVGPNGAGKTTLLRAIMGLVPLERGQITFDGAPLAGVPTWDMAQRGIAMVPEGRMIFRDMSIEENLMLGAFAKTRRAGAKSQLEEVYALFPLLRERRALAAGTLSGGQAQMLALGRGLMSSPQLMLIDEPSLGLAPVMVQEVFAILERLKAAGRTIVLVEQNTNMALRLADQVYLMQGGKVTFAARAKDVNVDELHDMYFAR
- a CDS encoding rhodanese-like domain-containing protein; the encoded protein is MSLVSAIPAAGSAEALTHFNASLRFETDCADVHAALAGSEPPEFVLLDVRGPALYAAGHVPGAVNLPHGKIVASKLAAYPAETLFVTYCAGPHCNGATRGAIRLAQLGRPVKVMIGGVTGWLDEGFQLAVEEAR
- the ftrA gene encoding transcriptional regulator FtrA; its protein translation is MNESTNHLVVALAYDRLCTFEFGCVTEFFALERPELDVDWYRFAVCAGERGPLRAAGGITVQAPYTLAMLDRAQTIVIPGWRDPDELPPKPLLNKLSAAYARGARLCSICSGVFVLAAAGVLDGKRVTTHWRYAERLQQRYSSVIVEPQALYVDEGQILTSAGSAAGLDMLLHLVRRDHGPAVANRVAQRLVVAPHREGGQAQFVPRPMPPDEASRLAQLMDWVRANPRREYSVESLAAKASMSPRTLQRQFREATGMGPYEWVLRERVAVARDLLESRPRLAIARIAELAGFGSEESMRRHFRRIALTSPTAYRAKFGARSVGETA